GTTTGTATTCTTCTTTGGTAGCGAAGAAAGCAGCGTGTGGTCCGCCATAACCCATTGGGATTCCAAAGCGTTGTGTGGTACCTACTACTACAGCAGCACCCATTTCTCCTGGAGAGGTTAATTTTACCAAACTTAAAATATCTGCAGCAACAGCTACCTTGATTTCATTAGTATTGGCTTTTGAAATAAATCCGGCATAATCGAATACCTGGCCGTATTTACCCGGATATTGTAATATTGCTCCGAAGAAATCAGCACCAAAGGCAAAATCTTCATGGTTTCCTACAACTAGTTCCACCCCGATTGGCGTAGAGCGCGTTTGTAAAACCGATAGGGTTTGTGGCAGTATTTCTTCTGAAACGAAAAATTTATTAACGTTGTTTTTTTTCTGGTCACGTGTCCTTACGTCAAATAGTAAAGCCATCGCTTCAGCAGCAGCAGTACCTTCATCCAAAAGGGATGCATTCGCGATCTCCATTCCGGACAGTTCGATTACGGTAGTTTGGTAGTTCAATAACGCTTCCAGACGCCCTTGTGCAATTTCTGCCTGATAAGGGGTGTAAGCAGTATACCATCCTGGGTTTTCAAAAACATTTCTTTGAATAGCTGCAGGAACAATAGCAGGGTGGTACCCCAAACCGATATAGGATTTGAATACTTTATTTTTATTTCCCAACTGTTGGATATGGTTTAAAAACTCATATTCCGTTAAGGCAGGTTCAAGATTTAGAGGCGCTTTCAGACGGATATCATCCGGAAGGGTTTCATAAATTAATTGTTCTATCGACTCGGCGCCAATAGTATTCAACATATGTTGTAAGTCATTTTCTCTCGGACCTATGTGTCTTAAAGCAAAAGCATCTGTTTTCATTGAAAATTTGAATAAAGTTGTGTTTTAAAGAGTGCGAAATTAATTATAAATCTTAAATTTAATGGTTTTTTTAACAGTGATTTTTGGGAAATTTTCAACTGTAAGGGCTAGTTGTTAACAGTTTGATTATTTTTGCAACTATGAGGGCGATAAAATCGATTTTTGACTTTTATTTACATGGCAGTATTCACGTAGCTATGGCTGTTTTGGCGTTGGTTTTAATGACCAACCACATGTTTCAGAACCCTTTTGACTACGCTATGGCAGGCTTTGCTTTTTTTGGGACTATTTTCGGATATAACTTTGTGAAATACGAGAGCCTGTTCCGCCTTAAAAAGCCAGGCCGAAAACAGTTACAGGCCATTTTGGGGATCAGCCTTTTGTCGATGTTGGCCAGCGCCTTTTGTTTTTTAGCCCTGCACCGAAACACACAGATCACTGCTGTCATTTTCTTCGGGCTTACATTTTTATATACCGTTCCTGTATTTTCAAACACTAAAAACATACGGAACTGGAGTGGGGTCAAAATTTATATGGTCGCTTTTTGCTGGGCGGGCGTCACGACCTTGTTGCCCTTAATCGAGGCTGGAACTACAATTATATCCGATGTTATCCTGAAGTTCGGGCAACGGTTTTTACTGGTAATTATATTGATCCTGATTTTTGAAATCATAGATCTTAAAAATGACGATCCAACCCTGATGACAGTGCCACAGAAAATAGGCGTTCGGAAAACGAAAATGCTGGGCCTTTTTTTACTACTTCCTTTTTATGTATTGGAATTTTTGAAAAGTACTGTTGATATAACGCAATTATGGATCAACATTGTATTGGTTATTGTGACTGCTTTATTTACCATTTTTGCAACTCCGGAACGCTCCAAATATTACACTTCTTTTTGGGTGGAAAGCATCCCGGTTTTCTGGCTGCTACTGGTTTGGCTTTTCAGCTAATTCTTTTAAAACCGTATTGCGCTTTTGAAGAAATCCATAAAGGTATTTCCGAAGCACTAACCGATCGAATAGCGCACCGAATACCCCAAAAGGCATTTCATAATACAGGGTGTCGGTCATCAGTGTGATACCGTTGTCATAGTGGAAACGATGTTCGTGCCGGAAGGATTTAAAATGGCCTTTGGTCATGACATCGACAAAGTAGTCCGGATAATCGAGTATCGGAATATGGCTGGTGTGATAGCGGATAATTCCAAAATGCCGGCCGCTCCAGATTACCGTTTCTCCAAGCCCGATAAGCCCCGAAGTCGTACCCGAAATAGCCTGTTCACCGGTTTGAGTGGCAGATAGGATATGGATGTCGATATTGCGGGAAAGATCAAAAATAATTTCTTTTGGGGCGCGGATATGCGTTTGTAGTGTGAGTAGCGTCATTTTATAAGTTTTTTAGAGCAGTTTCCAATGTGCCAAATTGAAATTCAAAACCATTTTCCAGCAAACGTTTGGGAATCACATTCCTGCTTTTTAATACCAGCTCGGTCTCCGTGCCAATTAACGCTGCGCCAAAACGCAGCAATGGTGCTCCAATGGGGATACCTGTTTTCACGGAAAGGCTATGGCGCAATTTTTTCATGAAGTTACTGTTTCGGATTGGTTTAGGAGAAACTACATTGACCACACCACTGATTTGGTTTTCGATAATATATGCTATAGCCCTGGCAAAATCATGCTCATGAATCCAGCTGACAAATTGTTTACCATCACCTTGTTTGCCTCCAAATCCCAGTTTGGTTAAGTTTTTAAGGGGCAGATAGGCTCCTCCATTTTTTCCTAATACGATAGAAGTGCGCAGCGCAGTCTTGATTGTTTTAGGTGTTTCAACTGTAAAAAAGCTTTTTTCCCAGGCTTTCGCCACATTCATAGAAAAATCATCACCTATCTCACCGCGTTCTTCATCCATCTCCCGATCAGTAGCATGTCGGTAAATTGTAGCAGTAGAAGAATTCAGCCAGTGCAGTGGTGGATGCTGGCATTGTAATACTGCCTGGTTCAAAACAGCAGTACTGTCGATACGGGAGGCAAGGATTTCTTTTTTATTGGATTCCGTATAACGGCAATCGACAGATTTTCCGGCGAGGTTGATGAGTACCGTTGCATTTTCGAGTTCTTTTTCCCAACCCGTTAATGTTTTGGCGTCCCAGTATACAAAATGAACATTCTCCTGATTGGGAATCGGGTTTCGGGTAAGGATGGTTACGGTATCAAATTGGCTTTTAAAATGAGCAACCAATACCTGTCCCAGGAATCCGGTGCCGGCAGCAATGATTAATTTTTTCATGATTATAGATTTAAAATGATAAGAAGTGCAATAATCCTATAGGCTATCCAGGTATAGCAGAGATAATGTGGAAGTCCCAATAATTGTATCCTGCGATAGTGTTCCGTGAACATCAGGATGACAGTAATGCCGAACCATCCCAGTAATATGGACTGAGGTACTATCATAAGCATGTGCAACAGCAATAGTGGAAGGAGCAACAAAGAACCCATCACCGAAACAGTCATCAGGTTACCAAAATAGGTAGTGATGGTTTTAAAATCAAATTTTAAAAGGAAAATAGCCTGAAAACATAATTGTCCAAAAGCTAAAAACAATTCCCTGCCGAAATTACTTTTTGGAAGTACCGTAAGATTATTGGAAAAAGAAAATAGGGTAACAGCTGTACATAGTACTGCAAAAAGAATATAAAAATAGCGGTATTTGTAATTGAAAGCCGGGATGCATTGTAAGGTCTTTTCGGTTGTTGCCTGACCTGGAATAATTACTTTCCGGTTGTAGGAAATAAAAGAATAGATTTTTTGCAGCAGATAGTGAATGGGTTTTATATTTCCTATCCTTTGCAGCAGGGGAAAGGAATAACCGATGATGTGTAAAAGGCTGTCAATGCCATAACGCACGGTTTTATTTTCAGTATCTACCAGTGCAATTTCATTAATGGCACGATTACAATCAACAAATTGCTGTTCTTCAGCACTCATCGCTGTAAAAGGTTTTTTACCATTGTGATCCAGCATTCCTGCTTGCACAAAACCAGAAGTGTAGGCTTTGCAGAGCGGGCAGTCTTCATCGTACAGTAAGATTTGGTTGTGGAGTGTTTTCATTGGTCAGGAATGTTTTGTTTTTATATTGAAGTTTCAGAAAAAAATGAAACTTCTGTTTAAATTTTTTTATTTCATGATTTTTAGAACAAGGCGCCCTAACCAGTTGTCTTTGAATTCTGTTACTTTATCCAGCATGTTATCAGCTTTCAATACAAAATCATACAATTTGCCTGTCTGTTCTACAAAATGACGGGTTTCGATTGACTTACTGGCATCAATAGAAGAAACATCTTTTAAGACTTTAAGTGCAGGTTTGATTTCACGCTTGCTTCTTTCCTGGGCAATTTTTACAGCCAGTTCATCCAGGTTTTTTTCTGCAGTGAAAAATTCTTTACGTTCTCCGGATTTGTATTCCTTGTAGACAATGCCCCAGTCCATTAGCGCCCGTAGATTCATACTGGCATTACCACGGGAAATTAATAATTCCGCCATAATATCTTCCATAGAAAGAGGTTCTGGAGCAATCATCAATAAGGCATGAATTTGTGCCATCGTCTTATTGATACCCCATTGAGAGCCTAAAGCGCCCCAACTTTGAATGAATTTATTTTTAGCTTCTTTGAATTCCATAGTTCAAATGTATGTAATGTTTTTAAACTTTCAAAAAATAATGAAACATATTTTAAGATTTATGTTGAGGTTCTTTATTTAGGTAACAAACAATAGCCTATAAAAAAACCGGAAGTGCTTTCGCTTCCGGTTTTCTCAATATTAGTTTGGTCGGTTGAGGTATACCCAACCGGTACGGGCTTCGCCATTTTTGAAGCGGATGTAATAATAATAAGTTGCGCTCGGGAGCAGTTTACCGTTGAAACTTTGCCCGTGCCATTGATCTTCATAATTATCCTGTTCGAAGACTTCGCGACCGTATCGGTTGAATATTTTCAGTTTGAGGATATCCATACCGCTCAGGTCAAAATTATCATTCTGATTATCATCATTTGGAGATAGGCCTTTTGGGATTTTACAAAGGCTTTTTTTGACATAAAGTTGCTGAGTGACGGTACAACCGTTTTCCATAGTAACCTCAACGGTATACATCCCAGCCTCCATGCCAGTAATGTCAATTGACGCTGCGGTACTGTAAAAGTTGTTGGGGCCACTCCATAAATAGGACGCTGTATTTGGATCGTAAGAGTTATTGATTGGGAATACCGAAAGGCTATAATAATCATTGTTGCATTTGGCTTGCATCCCAATTTCGAATACTGCTGTATTCGGTGATGCGGTAATTGTTTGCCGGCTACTGCAACCATTATAAGAGACAATGACTTCATAGGTGCCGGTTTCAAAAACTTCAATAATAGCACTGTCTAATCCATCGGTAAGTACCCCTTCGTAGTACCAGGAAAAGTGCGCCAGTGCAGGGTCAAAGTTTTCAGCAACAATAGTAATGATACCACTTTGTCCATTACAAAAGGAAACGGTTTCCGATTCAAAATGGAAGGCAGGATTAGGCTGTACCACGATAGTGACTGAAACCATTTCAGAAGGGCAGTTTCCAGTAGTTACTACGAGATTATAAGTTCCGCTCATTTCAGGCGTTACAGGCTGAAGTACAGGATTTGGGAGTGTAGAAGTAAAGCCATTAGGCCCCGTCCAGGAGAATCCCATGCCAATGGCAGTCATATCCTGGATGGTAAGCGGTAAAGAGCCACCACTGCAAACCGAATCGGGTGCGATGATTACAGGAGTAGGAGTTGGAGGGCTAAGTGTAATACGGATAATGGCTTCATCGCTACTGCCACAAAAGCCATCAACATGGTATTTGAAATCATAACTTCCAAAAGGGGTAGTTTCAGGATTCCAGACATTTCCGGATAATGTGCCGCCCGGTGTTAGTTGTTCCCAGCTTCCGCCAGCGGTATAGTTACCACTGAGCGAACTGATGAGGTTGACTGTGCTCAGAGTGCCACAAATTTGGGTTTCATTATCGGCACCGGCATTGGGTAAGGCATCGGCGGAAATTTCATAAGTCAGTACCTGGTTCAGGCAGGAATTTAGGTTGGCAGGGTAGCGAATGGCAACATGATAGATGCCGGCAGCCGTAACAGTATTCAGTGGGGTAAATTGTAATGTTGCAGTTGTGCTTAGAATTGTATTTGGAGCAGTATCACGATACCATTGGTATTCCAGATAAGGAAAATCGGTAACGGACAGCGTACTGTTTTGTCCCTCACATAAAGTTGGAATGATACTTAAAACGTAGGGTACAGAGACGTCATGGAGTAAATTGGTAATATTTCCACAACTGTCTTCAATCTGGAAATTATACACTCCGGTGGCGAGATTACTAAAAAGGGGATTATCTCCATTGTCCATCGGAAATGGCTCTCCATCCTTTGTGGTAATCCTGAAAATAAGGGTGCCATTGCCTGTCGCGTCAAGCAATACATCGGAAGCTCCGGAAGTACAGGCGAAATTAAGGGCATCATTAATGATTGGTTTGCCGCCCACACGAAACTCCTTTAGGATATGATAGCACGGTAAAAGTGATGTTGTAATACCATTATCATAAAGTTTGGAAACGGTAATGATCCTGTACAAGCCTTCTCCTCCAACATTAAAATTAGTCATGGTGTTGATTAAGACTGTTGAGTTTATCGCTGTTGGGATGGTATTTTCGGGATAGGGCATGCCGGTAGAAGGATCTGTCCATTCATTGGTAAGTTCATTTTTCTTTTGCAGCCAAAAGCCGTAATTCTCCAGGGAATTATTGTTAGTGTGTTCCAGAAACAAATCAAAAGAGGAACAATGATCAGTTACGGTCGTTTCGGTGTAGCCGGAGTAACTTCCAATAAAAAGAGTTAGGACTAATTGGGTGTTACACCGGTCTATCGTTTGCAGTTGGTATATCCCTGCAGGTAATGAATTCATGCTGAAGGTACCATTGGCAATATTATAGGTAACATCATGTGGATAACTATGAGCATACGACTGAGGACCTGAGAGTAGTATTGCAGAGGTTAGAAAAACCGTTCCACTGCCTATCTGCACCGATCCGAAAGTACCATCACAGCCGCCAAGGTATTTTATTCCCGGGGTCTGAGGGGCATAATTACCAACATTCAGGGTTCTGACATAGGAATTGCCACAAATATCGACTAACGTTACATTATAGGAGCCGCTGACCAATATGCCTTCCATTGCAACAGTGCCATTAGAAATATAGGCTGACGCATCAAAAGGATAAGGGTAAGGCATTCCGGAAGGTCCGGAATTGAATACGATCGAAGCGATAGGTGTGCCATCGACTGAGGCGGTAAAGAGTGTTCCGGTACAATCGGGATAAGAAGCGCCCATTCGAACCTCGGAACCATTCTCCACCACAATCTGGCTTGTGGCTACCCTGCCACAAGCGTCGGTAACTTTGATATTATATAATCCTTCGGGTACCGTATGCTCCGGAGTTCCGTATTTCACAATGCCCGTAGCCCCGGGGACTGAAAAATTGGGATGTAATGGATTAAAATCAGTAGGGATAAAGCCCGCTGGTGCAGTAAGAAATTCAACCTGTACCGGCATCATGAGGTTTGTGGCATTTATGGTTATCATTTTGCCACCGCAAAGTCCCACCATTACAGCAGCGTTAGCCCGGAAGGGCTGGTTTACAATGTTGTTATTTCGGACATATGCAGTACCACAGGCATCTGTAATCACCAT
The Flavobacterium kingsejongi genome window above contains:
- a CDS encoding SRPBCC family protein; translation: MTLLTLQTHIRAPKEIIFDLSRNIDIHILSATQTGEQAISGTTSGLIGLGETVIWSGRHFGIIRYHTSHIPILDYPDYFVDVMTKGHFKSFRHEHRFHYDNGITLMTDTLYYEMPFGVFGALFDRLVLRKYLYGFLQKRNTVLKELAEKPNQ
- a CDS encoding DCC1-like thiol-disulfide oxidoreductase family protein, whose product is MKTLHNQILLYDEDCPLCKAYTSGFVQAGMLDHNGKKPFTAMSAEEQQFVDCNRAINEIALVDTENKTVRYGIDSLLHIIGYSFPLLQRIGNIKPIHYLLQKIYSFISYNRKVIIPGQATTEKTLQCIPAFNYKYRYFYILFAVLCTAVTLFSFSNNLTVLPKSNFGRELFLAFGQLCFQAIFLLKFDFKTITTYFGNLMTVSVMGSLLLLPLLLLHMLMIVPQSILLGWFGITVILMFTEHYRRIQLLGLPHYLCYTWIAYRIIALLIILNL
- a CDS encoding GbsR/MarR family transcriptional regulator encodes the protein MEFKEAKNKFIQSWGALGSQWGINKTMAQIHALLMIAPEPLSMEDIMAELLISRGNASMNLRALMDWGIVYKEYKSGERKEFFTAEKNLDELAVKIAQERSKREIKPALKVLKDVSSIDASKSIETRHFVEQTGKLYDFVLKADNMLDKVTEFKDNWLGRLVLKIMK
- a CDS encoding TIGR01777 family oxidoreductase; the encoded protein is MKKLIIAAGTGFLGQVLVAHFKSQFDTVTILTRNPIPNQENVHFVYWDAKTLTGWEKELENATVLINLAGKSVDCRYTESNKKEILASRIDSTAVLNQAVLQCQHPPLHWLNSSTATIYRHATDREMDEERGEIGDDFSMNVAKAWEKSFFTVETPKTIKTALRTSIVLGKNGGAYLPLKNLTKLGFGGKQGDGKQFVSWIHEHDFARAIAYIIENQISGVVNVVSPKPIRNSNFMKKLRHSLSVKTGIPIGAPLLRFGAALIGTETELVLKSRNVIPKRLLENGFEFQFGTLETALKNL
- a CDS encoding gliding motility-associated C-terminal domain-containing protein; its protein translation is MIKNYPKIIIIVLFFFYTISGLAQLPNFTLNVTVTPETCAGNGTLSFTTSGTQPGATIVYSVYKLPNTTVPIATLSAALLSGQTSGNYRIVATQTLGSQSSSQQKDVTITSQISTLNFTVTGSDAICGNNGSISTVPVSGNPVSYEIFSGPVIRPLQPTGVFNNLVAGNYLVRVFDACGDALVRSFSIMAPNLSPDGFAILEPQFSMQFLPQCDRIIADFRIDVEPGYYMVYPLTCTFTAFPPGGGAPVITTSVINGTSGYHLSGGITPPYGQGPYSSTIPYFEGTYTYNMVITDACGTAYVRNNNIVNQPFRANAAVMVGLCGGKMITINATNLMMPVQVEFLTAPAGFIPTDFNPLHPNFSVPGATGIVKYGTPEHTVPEGLYNIKVTDACGRVATSQIVVENGSEVRMGASYPDCTGTLFTASVDGTPIASIVFNSGPSGMPYPYPFDASAYISNGTVAMEGILVSGSYNVTLVDICGNSYVRTLNVGNYAPQTPGIKYLGGCDGTFGSVQIGSGTVFLTSAILLSGPQSYAHSYPHDVTYNIANGTFSMNSLPAGIYQLQTIDRCNTQLVLTLFIGSYSGYTETTVTDHCSSFDLFLEHTNNNSLENYGFWLQKKNELTNEWTDPSTGMPYPENTIPTAINSTVLINTMTNFNVGGEGLYRIITVSKLYDNGITTSLLPCYHILKEFRVGGKPIINDALNFACTSGASDVLLDATGNGTLIFRITTKDGEPFPMDNGDNPLFSNLATGVYNFQIEDSCGNITNLLHDVSVPYVLSIIPTLCEGQNSTLSVTDFPYLEYQWYRDTAPNTILSTTATLQFTPLNTVTAAGIYHVAIRYPANLNSCLNQVLTYEISADALPNAGADNETQICGTLSTVNLISSLSGNYTAGGSWEQLTPGGTLSGNVWNPETTPFGSYDFKYHVDGFCGSSDEAIIRITLSPPTPTPVIIAPDSVCSGGSLPLTIQDMTAIGMGFSWTGPNGFTSTLPNPVLQPVTPEMSGTYNLVVTTGNCPSEMVSVTIVVQPNPAFHFESETVSFCNGQSGIITIVAENFDPALAHFSWYYEGVLTDGLDSAIIEVFETGTYEVIVSYNGCSSRQTITASPNTAVFEIGMQAKCNNDYYSLSVFPINNSYDPNTASYLWSGPNNFYSTAASIDITGMEAGMYTVEVTMENGCTVTQQLYVKKSLCKIPKGLSPNDDNQNDNFDLSGMDILKLKIFNRYGREVFEQDNYEDQWHGQSFNGKLLPSATYYYYIRFKNGEARTGWVYLNRPN